The Enterococcus sp. 7F3_DIV0205 genome has a window encoding:
- a CDS encoding NCS2 family permease — translation MKEKIISYFEIEKLNTTVKREFLAGFTTFISMAYILFVNPTVLGASGMDEGAVFTATALASALGCILMGIFAKYPIATAPALGINAFFAYSVCVGMGVPWETALAGVFVASLIFILITIFKLRELIIDAIPADLKYAISGGIGLFIAFLGLSEGGLIVSNESTLVALGPLNVGSTWLTIFGLVITAIMMVRRVPGGIFIGMTATTILGLVTGLIEVPTKIISGAPSLKPTFLVALKHVGDINSLQLWVVVLTFLLVTFFDTAGTLVGLANQAGFMKDNKMPRVGKALAADSTAMLAGSLLGTSPVGAYVESSAGIAVGGRSGLTAVTTGFFFIVGLFFSPLLSVVTSQVTAPALIVVGVLMAQSLSQIKWKEMEIAIPSFLILLGMPLTYSISDGIALGFIFYPITMIAAKRGKEVSPIMYALFFVFVGFMWILNAN, via the coding sequence ATGAAAGAAAAAATTATTTCTTATTTTGAGATTGAAAAATTGAATACGACTGTGAAACGTGAGTTTTTAGCTGGATTTACGACCTTTATTTCGATGGCGTATATTCTATTTGTAAATCCAACTGTATTGGGCGCTTCTGGAATGGACGAAGGTGCCGTTTTTACTGCGACAGCTTTAGCAAGTGCTTTGGGATGTATTCTGATGGGGATTTTTGCGAAATATCCGATCGCAACAGCACCAGCACTAGGGATCAATGCCTTTTTTGCTTATTCTGTTTGTGTGGGAATGGGTGTGCCTTGGGAAACAGCATTAGCTGGTGTTTTTGTCGCATCTCTAATTTTTATTTTGATCACGATTTTTAAATTACGTGAATTGATCATTGATGCGATACCAGCAGATTTAAAATATGCTATTTCTGGTGGGATCGGTCTTTTCATCGCTTTTCTAGGTTTAAGTGAAGGCGGGCTCATTGTTTCCAATGAATCGACATTAGTTGCATTAGGACCGTTGAACGTTGGTTCGACTTGGCTGACGATTTTTGGTCTAGTGATCACGGCCATTATGATGGTGCGTCGTGTGCCAGGTGGTATTTTTATCGGAATGACAGCAACAACTATTTTGGGATTAGTAACGGGTTTGATCGAAGTACCTACTAAAATCATCTCAGGTGCTCCTAGTCTTAAACCAACTTTTTTAGTCGCTTTAAAACATGTGGGCGATATCAATTCTCTACAACTATGGGTTGTGGTGTTAACGTTCCTATTAGTGACATTTTTTGATACGGCTGGAACGCTTGTTGGTTTAGCGAATCAAGCTGGCTTCATGAAAGACAATAAAATGCCTCGAGTTGGAAAAGCGCTAGCTGCGGATTCAACAGCGATGTTAGCAGGTTCTCTTCTAGGAACTTCTCCAGTGGGGGCATATGTAGAATCTTCAGCTGGTATTGCTGTTGGAGGACGTTCTGGATTAACAGCTGTGACAACAGGATTTTTCTTCATCGTTGGGCTATTTTTCTCTCCATTACTTTCAGTCGTAACGTCTCAAGTAACGGCGCCAGCACTAATTGTTGTGGGTGTTTTAATGGCTCAATCCCTTAGCCAAATCAAATGGAAAGAAATGGAAATCGCAATTCCTTCATTCTTGATTCTTTTAGGAATGCCTTTGACTTACAGTATTTCTGATGGAATTGCCCTTGGTTTTATTTTTTACCCAATCACAATGATCGCTGCAAAACGTGGGAAAGAAGTGTCACCGATCATGTACGCTTTATTCTTTGTTTTTGTAGGATTTATGTGGATTTTAAACGCTAATTAA